The Leucothrix mucor DSM 2157 DNA window TGCTGCTATTCGATCCACTCAAGCGTTTAACCAGTGTTAGCTCAGTACTGCAAGCTGGTATTGCCGCTGGTGAGAGCATTTTTGAAGTGATTGATGCGGAGGTTGAAAAAGACACTGGTACTCATCAGGCCTCAAGAGTCCGCGGCGAGATGACTTTTGATCGTGTGTCTTTCAGTTATGAAGGTACGGAGTCGATCTTAAGAGATATTAGTTTTAACGTAAAAGCCGGTGAGAAAGTGGCACTGGTTGGAAAGTCCGGAAGTGGTAAAACGACGTTAGTTAATCTGCTGCCACGTTTCTACGACCTTCAAGGCGGTAAAATCCTGTTAGATGACGTATCGCTGCAAGACTATCAGTTAGCGAATTTACGTCAGCAGTTTGCCTATGTAGGCCAAAACATCACACTGTTTAATGATTCGGTTCGTAATAATATTGCTTATGGCGTACTGCGCAATGCAAGTGATGAGCGCATTCTTGCGGCTGCCAAAGCGGCACATGCGCTGGAGTTTATCGAGAAACTACCACAGGGTTTAGATACTGAAATCGGTGAAAACGGCACCTTATTATCTGGTGGTCAAAAACAGCGTTTAGCTATTGCGCGAGCAATTTTGGCGGATACACCTGTGCTGATTTTGGATGAAGCCACTTCGGCTTTGGATACGCAATCTGAGCGCTATATTCAGGATGCACTGAATACCTTGTTAAGTGGTCGCACGACATTCATGATCGCGCATCGCTTAAGCACCATTGAGCAAGCCGATAAAATCTTGGTCATGGATCAGGGACGAATTGTCGAAGCCGGTACTCATAAAGCGTTGCTAGAAAAGAATGGAGTGTATGCCGCACTTCAGCATTTACAGACTGATGGCCAATAACACGCACCCTTCAACTTCCACTAAACCAAGCAATACCAGCCGCTTACAACGTATCTTAGAAAGTATTTGGTACGAGGGCGCGGCGGGCGCTTGGCTGCTCTGGCCGCTAGAAGCTTTATTCCGATTGGCTGCTAAGTGGAACCGCTCTAAGCAATTATCCAAGCAAATTCCCCATCCAGTTCCTATAATTATCGTAGGTAATATCAGTGTTGGTGGGACTGGCAAAACACCGATGGTGATTTATCTGGTTGAGCTGCTGAAATCAGCAGGCTATTCGCCGGGTATTATTACGCGTGGTTACGGTGGCAAAGCGACGCAGTGGCCAGCCGAAGTGACACCTAGCGCCAATCCTGCTTTATATGGCGATGAGCCCGTGCTTATGGCGCGTCGTGCAGATGTTCCGGTTATTGCCGGCCCAGAGCGAAATGAAAGTGTTGATTTAATGCTCCAGACACATTCCGTGGATATTATTATCAGCGATGATGGCTTGCAGCATTATCGACTCAAGCGCGATATTGAAATTGTATTAATTGATGCGGTACGTGGCTTAGGTAATAAGCATTGCTTACCCGCAGGGCCATTGCGTGAACCGGCTTCCCGGCTTGATGAATGTGATTTTGTGGTGATGCATGAAGCAGAGCCACGCGCTGAATTGAGTATGCAATTGGCAACGGGTGATTTATACAACTTGAAAACTGGCGCTCAGCAACCATTATCGATTTACAAGGGAATGACGGTGCATGCGGTGACTGGCATTGGAAATCCACCACGCTTTTTCCGTATGTTGCGAGTTTTTGGTTTGACGGTTATTGAACATGCTTTTCCCGATCATCACCGGTTCAGCTTGGCTGATATAGAATTCGCCGACGAAATTCCAGTGCTGATGACCGAGAAAGATGCGGTTAAATGCAAAGCGTTTGCTACCGAAGCCCATTGGGTGGTTCCAGTGACAGCGACAGTGAGCTCTGTTTTTGGTGAACGGCTGTTGGCCAAACTTAAAGTATTGGAGTCGTAATGTTAATGAATAGCAAGCTATTAGATATACTAGTTTGCCCGGTTACTAAGGGTAAATTAAAATACGATAAAAAGAACCAAGAGCTTATTTCCCGCTCGGCACGGCTTGCCTACCCCATTATTGAGGGTAAGCCGATCATGTTGGAAAGCGAAGCTCGTGTGTTGACTCAGGATGAAATCGACAATAAATGAAAACAATACTCGTAATACCCGCACGCTATAATTCAACCCGTTTACCGGGCAAGCCATTACTCAGTATCGCCGGCAAGCCGATGATCCAGCGCGTGCATGAATGTGCGCAGCAGGCAGGCTTTGATAACATCATTATCGCGACTGATGACGAGCGCATCGCTGAAGTTTGTGCGTCGTTCTCCGCTGATGTGTGCATGACCAATGAAGCCCATGAGACGGGCAGTGATCGCTTGTCTGAAGTGGTGGCTTTACGTGGTTTTGATGATGACGACATTCTGGTGAATTTGCAGGGCGATGAGCCATTGACACCATCGGTCAATTTACATCAGGTTGCGCAGAATCTTGTAGATCACCCTGAAGCAATGATTGCCACCTTGTGTACGCCTATCGTGGATGTGGAAGACTTTACCAACCCTAACGTCGTGAAAGTGGTCACTGATAATGCGGGTATGGCGATGTATTTCTCGCGTGCCTCAATCCCTTACCAGCGTGATCCAAGCCTGGATGTCACCGATTTTGCATTCCGTCATATTGGGATTTACGCGTATCGCGCCAAATACTTACGTGATTTTGTGAAAATGGAAAGTTGTCAGCTAGAGCAGCTTGAAAAATTAGAGCAGCTGCGCGCGATGTGGTACGGCACACGTATTCACGTTGATGTGGCTAAAGAAATTCCGGGCGCGGGTGTTGATACAGCCGAAGATTTGGCTGCTGTAGAGAATGTATTCCTAAAGCGGTTAGCTTCTTAATAAGCCAACCGCTTCAGTATTTAGTCTTGTTGGTCGATAATCACTGGTTGGTCTAATACTTCACCATCCAAAAGCGCCTGATTGTTTTGATACGTCAGGCGTTTTTGTGCAAACCATGTCACTACTTCCGGATAAATCACGTGTTCGATTTTATGAACGCGCTGCTGCAACGCTTCTTCAGTATCATCCGCCAATACCGGCACACGGCCTTGTAAAATCACTGCGCCAGAATCCAACTGAGCCGTTACATAATGCACACTTGCACCGTGATGACTAACACCATCTTCTAGCGCTCGCTGGTGTGTATGCAGGCCTTTGTAGGCTGGCAGTAGAGCAGGGTGGATGTTGATCATGCGGCCAGTGTAGTGCGTGACAAACGCCGTACTCAGAATGCGCATAAAACCTGCCAGCACAATCAGATCAGGCTGATAGGGATCAATCTCCTTAATCATCGCCTGATCAAATTGCTCTCGGGAATCAAACTGCTTGTGATCAATCACCCGCGTTTCAATTCCCGCATCCGCTGCTCGCGTTAAGCCATAAGCATCAGCGCGATTACTGAGTACTAGCTCAATCTTCGCGTCCAATTTATCTTTGGTAATGCGATCCATAATCGCCTGCAGGTTACTACCGCTACCGGAGATTAATACAACAATTGACAGCATTGCTTAGACGTACTCTACATATGGCGTTTCAGTCTCAGCAGAAGCGATACGACCAATCTTCCAGCTAGTGATTTGCTGCAGTTTGAAGCTATTAATCACTTCATCTGCTTGCTCTTCACTGACGACCAATACCATGCCGATACCGCAGTTAAAGGTACGCAGCATTTCCATGTCTTCGATATTGCCGTTTTCCTGCAACCAGTTGAAGATTTCAGGACGTTCCCAGCTGCTTAGGTCGATTTCGGCTTTGCAGTTGCCCGGCAATACGCGAGGTAGGTTTTCAGTTAAACCACCACCGGTAATGTGAGCCAGTGCACGAATATCAAACTGCTTTAATGCTTGTAGCAATGGCTTCACGTAAATAGTGGTCGGAGCCAGTAATACGTCGCCTAAAGTCTCACCTGCTTCACCAAATGGCTGATCCAAGGATGCGCCACTGACTTCAATCACTTTGCGAATTAGCGAGTAGCCATTGGAGTGTGGTCCGCTAGACGCCATTCCAATCAGCACATTGCCATGAGCCACTGAGCTTTGATCAATGATCAATTCACGCTCAACGACGCCAACACTGAAGCCCGCCAGATCAAAATCACCTTCGCGATAGATGCCCGGCATTTCAGCAGTCTCGCCACCAATTAAGGCTGCACCTGCTTGCTCACAACCATCCGCGATGCCTTTGATAACATTTTCCGCATCATCATTATCCAACTTACCGGTGGCATAATAATCAAGGAAGAATAGTGGCTCGGCACCTGTCACGATAATGTCATTCACACACATCGCCACCAGATCAACACCAATGGTGTCGAAGCGCTTCATATCAATGGCCAGCTTCAGCTTAGTGCCGACGCCATCAGTACCAGAGACCAGTACGGGGTCTTTGTAGCGGTTCGGAATCGACATCAAAGCACCGAATCCACCGATATTACCGAGGACTTCAGGACGCTTTGTGCGCTTTGCATGGGGTTTAATGCGATCAATTAATGCATTGCCGGTTTCAATACTAACGCCGGCGTCCTGATACGTCAGGGAAGGTTTTTTGTCGTCCATTGGAGCGAAGATCCTTGCGAACCGTTAAAAACGTGAATTCTATCATGTTTTAATTCAATTACGATGTGCGATGTGCTTTTATTGGCAGCCTCATGGATTGGCTATAGGTTTGAATATGTCGCGCGCACTGGAAATTCTTAACACCACATTTGGTTATCCGCAGTTTCGGCATAATCAGGCGGCGATTATTGATTCAGTGATTGCGGGAGAGGATGCCTTTGTTCTAATGCCAACCGGTGGTGGTAAGTCACTGTGCTATCAGATTCCCGCATTGGTACGTGATGGCGTTGGCATTGTGGTGTCACCATTGATTGCCTTGATGCAAGATCAGGTCGATGCACTCACTCAGTTAGGTGTGCGAGCCGCATTTTTAAACTCGACATTGAGCGCAGAAGAACGCCAGCAAGTGGAATCTGCATTGCGCCGCCAAGAGCTCGATTTTCTGTATGTTGCTCCCGAGCGCTTGTGTAATGACTACACCTTGCAGATGCTTAGCCAATGCACAATTTCCTTATTTGCGGTCGATGAGGCGCATTGTGTCTCGCAATGGGGGCATGATTTCCGGCCGGAGTATCAGCAACTCTCGATGCTTGCCGAGCGCTTTCCGGATATTCCCCGCATTGCATTAACCGCCACAGCAGATCAACGAACCCGTCAGGAAATTATTGCTCAGCTGCAGTTAGAGCAAGCGGGCGTGTTTGTTAATAGTTTTGATCGACCCAATATCCGCTATGAGCTGTCCGATGCACAAAACTCACGTGACCGTTT harbors:
- the purN gene encoding phosphoribosylglycinamide formyltransferase; amino-acid sequence: MLSIVVLISGSGSNLQAIMDRITKDKLDAKIELVLSNRADAYGLTRAADAGIETRVIDHKQFDSREQFDQAMIKEIDPYQPDLIVLAGFMRILSTAFVTHYTGRMINIHPALLPAYKGLHTHQRALEDGVSHHGASVHYVTAQLDSGAVILQGRVPVLADDTEEALQQRVHKIEHVIYPEVVTWFAQKRLTYQNNQALLDGEVLDQPVIIDQQD
- the purM gene encoding phosphoribosylformylglycinamidine cyclo-ligase, with the translated sequence MDDKKPSLTYQDAGVSIETGNALIDRIKPHAKRTKRPEVLGNIGGFGALMSIPNRYKDPVLVSGTDGVGTKLKLAIDMKRFDTIGVDLVAMCVNDIIVTGAEPLFFLDYYATGKLDNDDAENVIKGIADGCEQAGAALIGGETAEMPGIYREGDFDLAGFSVGVVERELIIDQSSVAHGNVLIGMASSGPHSNGYSLIRKVIEVSGASLDQPFGEAGETLGDVLLAPTTIYVKPLLQALKQFDIRALAHITGGGLTENLPRVLPGNCKAEIDLSSWERPEIFNWLQENGNIEDMEMLRTFNCGIGMVLVVSEEQADEVINSFKLQQITSWKIGRIASAETETPYVEYV
- the kdsB gene encoding 3-deoxy-manno-octulosonate cytidylyltransferase, yielding MKTILVIPARYNSTRLPGKPLLSIAGKPMIQRVHECAQQAGFDNIIIATDDERIAEVCASFSADVCMTNEAHETGSDRLSEVVALRGFDDDDILVNLQGDEPLTPSVNLHQVAQNLVDHPEAMIATLCTPIVDVEDFTNPNVVKVVTDNAGMAMYFSRASIPYQRDPSLDVTDFAFRHIGIYAYRAKYLRDFVKMESCQLEQLEKLEQLRAMWYGTRIHVDVAKEIPGAGVDTAEDLAAVENVFLKRLAS
- the lpxK gene encoding tetraacyldisaccharide 4'-kinase; the protein is MANNTHPSTSTKPSNTSRLQRILESIWYEGAAGAWLLWPLEALFRLAAKWNRSKQLSKQIPHPVPIIIVGNISVGGTGKTPMVIYLVELLKSAGYSPGIITRGYGGKATQWPAEVTPSANPALYGDEPVLMARRADVPVIAGPERNESVDLMLQTHSVDIIISDDGLQHYRLKRDIEIVLIDAVRGLGNKHCLPAGPLREPASRLDECDFVVMHEAEPRAELSMQLATGDLYNLKTGAQQPLSIYKGMTVHAVTGIGNPPRFFRMLRVFGLTVIEHAFPDHHRFSLADIEFADEIPVLMTEKDAVKCKAFATEAHWVVPVTATVSSVFGERLLAKLKVLES
- a CDS encoding Trm112 family protein, producing MNSKLLDILVCPVTKGKLKYDKKNQELISRSARLAYPIIEGKPIMLESEARVLTQDEIDNK